In a single window of the Flavivirga spongiicola genome:
- a CDS encoding S41 family peptidase, which produces MKTSIKKSSVLNLIFCITLFSSISSYAQGTRLLSQPAISDSHIAFIYAEDLWVANKDGSNPKRLTIDEGIESNPIFSPDGTKIAFNAQYDGNSDVFVVPVSGGIPKRLTWHPYNDLVRDFSADGSTVFFVSQRNSHTNRYFQLFSISVNGGTVTQSEIPNAFWASYSDNEKQLAYTPIYDVFNQWKHYRGGSISRIWVYNNNSHKVEEISKPTGGCNDSNPQWSGDYIYFKSDRNGEFNLYSYHVSTKSISQLTQFKDFSVISLSANKDNIIFEQAGYLHVYNIASRNVTKLNINITTDLLELRPRYVSGNNYIRSGAISPSGTRVVTDFRGDIITIPAKKGDPRNITNTPGVHEKYPSWSPNGKHIAYFSDVSGEYALHIQNVSDGNTKKIALSGHGFYAHIHWSPDNNKIAFVDNGRTLYVLDITTSKTNKIASDVLYIPGVFRELFGDWSADSNWIAYTTITETNFEQVHLYSLSENKSFMLSDGLSNITSPVFDPSGKYLYMIASTDAGPVVNWFDQSNQDMELSHSIYLVTLQKETLSPFAKENDEEEVKDDSPKDDDKDKKEKETPLKIDWDGIQNRIVDIPIASGIYQDLGIAKEGVLYYLSRTPHGRKTTLHKYDLKERKDESIMAADYFEIAAKGDKMLYTIDGKIGITDTGKKPKDGLINTSNVQVKIDPISEWKNIFYEAWRVNRDYFYDPGMHGVNWNAMKTKYEIFLPHIACRSDLYRMMGWMFSELAVGHHRFSSRGDRMNNPKRINGGLLGADYEVKNNLYRIKKIYGGLNWNPNLRSPLTEPGVNINTGDYILSVNGKNVTSKDNLYSFFENTTNKIVTLKVSSSSNGTNARRVKVTPVGNERALRNRAWIENNIKKVDKATNGQVAYVYVPNTAGAGHEYFKRYFFPQATKKAVIIDERFNGGGQLADYYIDILKKPEQAYWNFRYGKDLKSPSASIQGPKVMITDETAGSGGDYLPWMFRKFKLGTIIGKRTWGGLVGVLGYPEFIDGGIVTAPNVAFYTKDGFRVENEGVAPDIEVEQWPEQVIKGEDPQLEKAIEVALKGLKENPPKTMKRPDYPIKTKN; this is translated from the coding sequence ATGAAAACATCAATTAAAAAATCATCAGTTCTAAACTTAATTTTTTGTATCACGTTATTTTCTTCAATAAGCAGTTATGCTCAGGGCACACGTTTATTGTCTCAACCAGCTATAAGCGACTCTCATATTGCATTTATTTATGCTGAAGATTTATGGGTAGCCAATAAAGATGGTTCTAACCCTAAACGACTTACTATTGATGAAGGTATAGAATCTAACCCCATATTTTCGCCCGACGGAACTAAAATTGCATTCAATGCACAGTATGATGGTAATTCGGACGTTTTTGTAGTACCTGTTTCTGGTGGCATACCAAAAAGACTGACTTGGCATCCTTATAACGACTTGGTTCGTGATTTCTCAGCAGATGGCTCTACTGTATTTTTTGTATCCCAACGCAATTCACATACCAATAGATATTTTCAGCTATTCTCAATATCAGTAAACGGTGGCACCGTTACCCAATCAGAAATTCCAAATGCTTTTTGGGCATCCTATTCAGATAACGAAAAACAGCTTGCTTATACTCCAATTTACGATGTATTTAATCAGTGGAAACATTATCGAGGTGGTAGCATTTCTCGTATTTGGGTATACAATAATAATTCACATAAAGTAGAAGAAATATCAAAACCAACTGGTGGCTGTAATGATAGCAATCCACAATGGTCTGGAGATTATATATATTTTAAAAGTGATAGAAATGGTGAGTTTAATTTATACAGCTATCATGTAAGCACAAAATCAATTAGTCAATTGACTCAGTTTAAAGATTTTTCTGTTATTAGTTTATCTGCCAATAAAGATAATATCATATTTGAACAAGCAGGCTACTTGCATGTCTACAATATAGCTTCTCGTAATGTAACCAAACTTAACATTAATATTACTACTGACTTATTAGAGTTAAGGCCGCGTTATGTATCTGGTAATAATTATATAAGAAGCGGGGCAATTTCTCCATCTGGCACACGTGTCGTAACGGATTTTAGAGGAGACATTATCACTATTCCTGCAAAAAAAGGAGATCCTAGAAATATTACCAATACACCAGGTGTTCATGAAAAGTACCCTTCTTGGTCTCCTAATGGAAAACATATTGCCTATTTTTCTGATGTTTCTGGAGAATATGCATTACATATTCAAAATGTTAGTGACGGAAATACTAAAAAGATCGCATTATCAGGTCATGGTTTTTATGCTCATATACATTGGTCACCGGATAATAATAAAATAGCTTTTGTTGACAATGGAAGAACCTTATACGTGCTTGATATAACCACCAGTAAAACAAACAAAATAGCCTCAGATGTGTTATATATACCAGGTGTGTTTAGGGAGTTATTTGGAGATTGGTCTGCGGATTCTAATTGGATTGCTTATACCACAATTACCGAAACCAATTTTGAGCAAGTTCACCTTTACTCGCTTTCAGAAAATAAGTCTTTTATGCTTTCGGATGGTTTATCAAACATAACAAGTCCCGTTTTTGATCCCAGCGGAAAATATCTTTATATGATTGCTTCTACCGATGCCGGTCCTGTAGTTAATTGGTTCGATCAATCTAATCAAGATATGGAATTAAGTCATTCTATTTATTTAGTAACACTTCAAAAAGAAACACTTTCTCCTTTTGCAAAGGAGAATGATGAAGAAGAAGTTAAAGACGATTCTCCTAAAGATGATGATAAAGATAAAAAAGAAAAGGAAACGCCTTTAAAAATTGATTGGGACGGTATACAAAACAGAATTGTGGATATTCCTATAGCTTCAGGTATATATCAAGATTTAGGTATTGCAAAAGAAGGTGTATTATATTATTTATCAAGAACACCACACGGACGTAAAACAACATTGCATAAATATGATTTAAAAGAAAGAAAAGATGAAAGCATTATGGCCGCCGATTATTTTGAAATTGCAGCTAAAGGTGATAAAATGCTATATACAATTGATGGTAAAATAGGAATCACCGATACAGGTAAAAAACCCAAAGACGGATTAATAAATACATCAAATGTACAAGTAAAGATTGACCCCATTTCTGAATGGAAAAATATCTTTTATGAGGCTTGGAGAGTCAATAGAGACTACTTCTATGATCCAGGAATGCATGGCGTAAACTGGAATGCCATGAAAACTAAATATGAAATTTTTCTACCGCATATTGCTTGTAGAAGTGATTTATATAGAATGATGGGTTGGATGTTTAGTGAATTGGCTGTAGGCCATCACCGTTTTTCTAGTAGAGGTGATCGTATGAACAATCCGAAAAGGATTAATGGAGGCTTGTTAGGTGCTGATTATGAAGTAAAAAATAATTTGTACCGTATTAAAAAAATATATGGTGGTTTAAATTGGAATCCAAATTTACGTTCTCCTCTAACAGAACCGGGAGTAAATATAAACACAGGTGATTATATACTCTCTGTGAATGGTAAAAATGTAACTTCTAAAGATAACCTTTATAGCTTTTTTGAAAATACAACCAATAAAATTGTAACACTTAAAGTCAGCTCAAGTTCAAATGGAACCAATGCACGTCGTGTAAAAGTAACTCCTGTAGGTAATGAACGGGCATTGAGAAATAGAGCATGGATTGAAAATAATATTAAAAAAGTTGATAAAGCTACTAACGGACAAGTCGCTTATGTGTACGTGCCAAACACCGCTGGTGCAGGTCATGAATACTTTAAACGTTACTTCTTTCCTCAAGCAACTAAAAAAGCGGTTATTATTGATGAGCGCTTCAATGGTGGTGGACAATTAGCTGATTATTATATAGATATTTTAAAGAAACCTGAACAAGCTTATTGGAACTTCCGTTATGGTAAAGACTTAAAATCTCCAAGTGCTTCTATACAAGGGCCTAAAGTTATGATAACAGATGAAACTGCTGGTTCTGGTGGCGATTACTTACCGTGGATGTTTAGAAAATTTAAATTAGGAACTATTATTGGAAAACGTACCTGGGGAGGCCTAGTAGGCGTTTTGGGCTATCCTGAATTTATTGATGGTGGTATCGTAACTGCACCAAATGTAGCCTTTTATACAAAAGATGGTTTTAGGGTTGAAAATGAAGGTGTAGCTCCAGATATTGAGGTTGAACAATGGCCTGAACAAGTTATAAAAGGAGAAGATCCGCAGCTAGAAAAAGCCATTGAAGTGGCTTTAAAAGGGCTGAAAGAAAATCCACCAAAAACTATGAAGCGACCAGACTATCCGATAAAAACTAAAAATTAA
- a CDS encoding M20/M25/M40 family metallo-hydrolase: MSVYSQSDAQTLKKIYSTSLTNGKSYDWLNHLSNQIGGRLSGSLNAEKAVNYTKEELDKLGLDKVWLQPVMVPKWVRGFKEYAYIESEKGKTTTVNICALGGSIATPALGLKAHIVEVKNFEELEALGKEHIEGKIVFFNRPMQADLISTFEAYGGCVNQRYSGAVEASKYGAVGVIVRSMNLRLDDFPHTGSMTYDDLPVADRIPSAAISTNDAQLLSTMLKLDKSIKFYFKQNCKQFKDVLSHNVIGQITGSEFPNEYMIVGGHLDSWDLGDGSHDDGAGVVQSMDVLRLLKESGIKPKRSIRVVLFMNEENGLRGGNKYAEVAKQKGENHVFALESDAGGFTPRGFSFDCNDASFNQVLSWQPLFKPYLIHYFEKGGSGADVGPLKTETNVLAGLRPDSQRYFDHHHASNDTFDAVNKRELELGAATMTALVYLFDKYGVNPITNEKKIKK; the protein is encoded by the coding sequence ATGAGTGTATACTCCCAAAGTGATGCTCAAACTCTGAAGAAAATCTATAGCACATCCTTAACTAATGGTAAAAGTTACGATTGGTTAAACCATTTATCGAACCAAATAGGTGGGCGTTTATCTGGATCTTTAAATGCTGAAAAAGCAGTTAATTATACAAAAGAAGAACTTGATAAATTAGGTTTAGATAAAGTTTGGTTACAACCGGTAATGGTTCCTAAATGGGTGCGTGGTTTTAAGGAATATGCATACATTGAATCTGAGAAAGGAAAAACAACAACAGTTAATATTTGTGCTTTAGGAGGCTCCATTGCGACTCCAGCACTTGGTCTTAAGGCACATATTGTTGAAGTCAAAAATTTTGAAGAATTGGAAGCGCTTGGTAAAGAGCATATAGAAGGTAAAATAGTGTTCTTTAACAGACCAATGCAAGCTGATTTAATTAGTACATTTGAGGCTTATGGTGGATGCGTAAACCAGCGTTATAGTGGAGCCGTTGAAGCATCAAAGTACGGAGCTGTTGGCGTTATTGTTCGATCTATGAATTTAAGATTAGACGATTTTCCACATACGGGAAGTATGACTTATGACGATTTGCCTGTAGCAGATCGTATTCCATCTGCTGCTATTAGCACTAATGACGCTCAGTTATTAAGCACCATGTTAAAGCTTGATAAATCAATAAAATTCTATTTTAAACAAAATTGTAAACAATTTAAAGATGTCTTATCTCATAATGTTATTGGGCAAATAACTGGGAGTGAGTTTCCAAATGAATATATGATTGTTGGTGGGCATTTAGATTCTTGGGATTTAGGTGATGGTTCTCATGATGATGGTGCTGGCGTTGTACAATCTATGGATGTGTTGCGTTTATTAAAAGAATCTGGAATAAAACCAAAAAGAAGTATTAGAGTTGTATTATTTATGAATGAAGAGAACGGGTTGCGAGGTGGAAACAAATATGCAGAAGTCGCTAAACAAAAAGGAGAAAACCATGTATTTGCTTTAGAGAGTGATGCTGGAGGGTTTACACCACGAGGGTTTTCTTTTGATTGCAATGATGCAAGCTTTAACCAAGTATTAAGCTGGCAACCGTTGTTTAAACCTTATTTAATTCATTATTTTGAGAAAGGAGGCAGTGGTGCAGATGTAGGCCCTCTTAAAACTGAGACCAATGTATTGGCAGGGTTAAGACCTGATTCGCAACGTTACTTTGATCATCATCATGCCAGTAATGATACATTTGATGCTGTTAATAAACGTGAATTAGAATTAGGAGCTGCTACCATGACGGCATTAGTTTACTTGTTTGATAAATATGGCGTTAATCCCATTACAAATGAGAAAAAAATAAAAAAATAA
- a CDS encoding PPK2 family polyphosphate kinase: MDNYKVTTNISLKNSKTKVVIDNAEKELKIVRKKLGKLQDTIYAHGKYAVLVCLQGMDTSGKDSLIREVFKDFNARGVVVHSFKVPTELELKHDYIWRHYIALPARGKFGVFNRTHYENVLVTRVHPEYILGENIPTVNAVDAIDDTFWDKRFEQINNFEEHIAENGTVIFKFFLNLSKEEQKNRLLRRLEKQEKNWKFSPGDLKERKLWDTYQVCYEDAINRTSKPHAPWYIIPADDKPTARYTVAKIMYDVLSAYSDIEEPELDDAIKANLEMYKKELNNE, from the coding sequence ATGGACAATTACAAAGTAACCACAAACATATCATTAAAAAATTCTAAAACTAAAGTTGTAATCGATAATGCAGAAAAAGAATTAAAAATTGTTAGAAAAAAATTAGGCAAACTTCAAGATACTATTTATGCACATGGTAAATATGCTGTTTTAGTCTGTTTACAAGGGATGGATACTTCTGGGAAAGACAGTTTAATACGTGAAGTTTTTAAAGATTTTAATGCCCGTGGCGTTGTGGTTCATAGTTTTAAAGTGCCGACAGAATTAGAACTTAAGCATGATTATATTTGGAGACATTATATCGCGCTTCCTGCTCGTGGTAAATTTGGTGTTTTTAATAGAACGCATTATGAAAATGTATTAGTAACAAGAGTGCATCCAGAGTATATTTTAGGTGAAAATATTCCAACAGTAAATGCTGTTGATGCTATTGATGATACGTTTTGGGATAAGCGCTTTGAGCAGATTAATAATTTTGAAGAGCATATAGCTGAAAATGGAACTGTCATTTTTAAATTTTTCTTAAACCTTTCAAAAGAAGAACAAAAAAACAGATTGCTCCGCCGTTTAGAAAAACAAGAAAAAAATTGGAAATTTTCTCCAGGTGATTTAAAAGAGCGTAAACTTTGGGACACCTATCAAGTATGTTATGAAGATGCTATAAACAGAACCTCTAAACCACATGCACCATGGTATATTATCCCTGCTGATGATAAACCAACAGCACGTTATACAGTGGCTAAAATAATGTACGATGTTTTAAGTGCATATAGTGATATAGAAGAACCTGAACTTGATGATGCTATTAAGGCCAATCTTGAAATGTATAAAAAAGAATTAAATAACGAATAA
- a CDS encoding flavodoxin family protein has translation MKRSVIIQGSSRSHGDTSKIVNYIATNNNIDVVDLYTKNIGHYDYDYKNEGDDFIGLITHIVETYDTIIFATPVYWYSMSGILKVFFDRISDLIRIHKDTGRKLRGKNMAMISCSNHDDLKKGFSMPFVESANYLSMLYLGDIHTYIESDTINNEVKLRIDKFIKTISNAI, from the coding sequence GTGAAAAGAAGTGTAATAATACAAGGAAGCTCCAGGAGTCATGGAGATACTAGCAAAATAGTAAATTATATAGCTACAAATAACAATATTGACGTTGTTGATTTGTATACAAAAAATATTGGGCATTATGACTATGACTACAAAAATGAAGGTGATGACTTTATAGGCTTAATAACACATATTGTTGAAACCTACGACACTATCATTTTTGCTACACCAGTTTATTGGTATAGTATGAGTGGCATTTTAAAAGTATTTTTTGATAGAATTTCCGATTTAATTAGAATACATAAAGATACCGGCAGAAAATTACGTGGTAAAAATATGGCTATGATTAGTTGTAGTAATCATGATGATTTAAAAAAAGGTTTTTCTATGCCATTCGTAGAATCTGCAAACTATCTGAGTATGCTTTATTTAGGAGACATTCATACCTACATTGAAAGCGATACTATAAATAATGAAGTAAAACTTAGAATCGATAAGTTCATAAAAACTATAAGCAATGCTATATAA
- a CDS encoding sigma-54-dependent transcriptional regulator: protein MPKILVIEDEAAIRRVLVKILSEENDTYQVEEAEDGLIGIDKIKNDDFDLVLCDIKMPKMDGVEVLEAVKKIKPETPIVMISGHGDLDTAVNTMRLGAFDYISKPPDLNRLLNTVRNALDKKELVVENKLLKKKVSKNFEMIGESEAISHIKGIIEKVAQTDARVLITGPNGTGKELVAHWLHQKSDRAKGSMIEVNCAAIPSELIESELFGHVKGAFTSAVKDRAGKFEAANGGTIFLDEIGDMSLPAQAKVLRALQESRIQRVGSDKDIKVNVRVVAATNKDLKKEIAEGRFREDLYHRLAVILIQVPALNDRRDDIPLLVNHFTDKISSEQGTAKKTFSNKAIKLLQDYDWTGNIRELRNVVERLIILGGSEVSEEDVKLFASK from the coding sequence ATGCCGAAAATATTAGTAATAGAAGACGAAGCAGCGATTAGACGTGTGCTAGTTAAAATTCTTTCAGAAGAGAATGATACCTACCAAGTAGAAGAAGCTGAAGATGGTTTAATAGGTATTGATAAAATTAAAAATGATGATTTTGATCTAGTGCTTTGTGATATAAAAATGCCAAAAATGGATGGTGTTGAAGTATTAGAAGCAGTAAAAAAGATAAAACCCGAAACACCCATTGTCATGATTTCTGGGCACGGTGATTTAGACACAGCAGTAAATACGATGCGTTTAGGAGCTTTTGATTACATATCAAAACCACCAGATTTAAATAGGCTACTGAACACAGTTCGTAATGCTTTAGATAAAAAAGAATTAGTAGTTGAAAACAAATTGCTTAAAAAGAAAGTAAGCAAAAACTTTGAAATGATTGGAGAAAGTGAAGCCATTTCTCATATAAAAGGTATTATTGAAAAAGTAGCACAAACAGATGCTCGTGTACTTATTACAGGTCCTAATGGAACAGGAAAAGAGCTAGTAGCACATTGGTTGCACCAAAAAAGCGACAGAGCTAAGGGCTCTATGATAGAAGTTAATTGTGCAGCGATACCTAGTGAACTTATTGAAAGTGAGTTATTCGGCCATGTTAAAGGCGCTTTTACAAGTGCAGTTAAAGACAGAGCTGGTAAATTTGAAGCAGCGAATGGTGGTACTATTTTTTTAGATGAAATTGGAGATATGAGCTTACCAGCTCAAGCAAAAGTACTTAGAGCTTTACAAGAAAGTCGTATTCAGCGAGTAGGTAGTGATAAGGACATTAAGGTAAATGTTCGTGTCGTTGCAGCAACAAATAAAGATTTGAAAAAGGAAATTGCTGAAGGAAGATTTCGGGAAGATTTATATCACAGACTAGCCGTTATATTAATTCAAGTACCTGCTTTAAATGATAGACGAGACGATATTCCTTTATTAGTAAATCATTTTACAGATAAGATTTCCAGCGAACAAGGAACTGCGAAAAAAACGTTTTCAAATAAAGCTATTAAATTACTTCAAGATTACGATTGGACAGGGAATATTAGAGAGTTACGAAATGTAGTAGAACGCTTAATCATTCTTGGTGGTAGCGAGGTAAGTGAGGAAGATGTTAAGTTATTTGCTTCTAAGTAA
- a CDS encoding mechanosensitive ion channel family protein: MNQNLEKIEETITKSSIWESFMDFIDFILYENEAETIKITVGFFLLVCVFFILTNIILSLVKRLVTRKLPKEDKAKFATVFSFTRWFIYLIVLLIAFSTAGVNINAVLAASAGLLIGVGLALQTLFQDIISGIFILIDQSVHVGDIIELEGKVGRVEEIKLRTTRAVTIDNKVLVIPNHLYLTNSLYNWTQNGTKTRESVEVGVAYGSDVALVKSLLLQVASENKDVLKYPEPLVLFTDFADSSLNFKLIVTINDSFQAVIPKSDLRFAIDKIFREHNISIPFPQRDIHVISQNKGS, translated from the coding sequence ATGAATCAAAATTTAGAAAAAATAGAAGAGACTATAACAAAAAGTTCGATTTGGGAAAGTTTTATGGACTTCATTGATTTTATACTTTATGAAAATGAGGCAGAAACTATTAAAATAACTGTGGGCTTTTTTCTTTTAGTTTGCGTCTTTTTTATATTAACTAATATCATTCTTTCTCTAGTTAAACGATTAGTTACGCGTAAATTACCAAAAGAAGATAAAGCTAAGTTTGCTACAGTGTTCTCATTTACACGGTGGTTTATTTATCTTATTGTATTGTTAATAGCTTTTAGTACAGCAGGTGTTAATATAAATGCTGTTTTAGCTGCTTCAGCAGGTTTGTTAATAGGTGTTGGTCTTGCTTTACAGACATTATTCCAAGATATTATTTCTGGTATTTTTATTTTAATAGATCAATCTGTTCATGTTGGTGATATTATTGAATTGGAAGGTAAAGTTGGACGCGTTGAAGAAATTAAACTCCGAACAACAAGAGCTGTGACTATTGATAATAAAGTGTTGGTAATTCCTAATCATTTATATTTAACTAATAGTTTGTATAACTGGACGCAAAATGGAACAAAAACACGAGAAAGTGTAGAGGTTGGTGTTGCCTATGGTAGCGATGTGGCCCTTGTAAAAAGTTTGCTTTTGCAAGTAGCTTCAGAAAATAAAGATGTTTTAAAGTACCCGGAACCATTAGTCCTTTTTACAGATTTTGCAGACAGTTCACTCAATTTTAAATTGATTGTGACTATTAATGATAGCTTCCAAGCTGTAATTCCAAAAAGTGATTTAAGATTTGCGATTGATAAAATATTTAGAGAACATAATATAAGTATTCCATTCCCTCAAAGAGACATACATGTTATTTCCCAGAATAAAGGGAGCTAG
- a CDS encoding ABC transporter permease, whose amino-acid sequence MNHLPLIIKREYLTKVKNKSFIVMTILSPIIMIVLIAVVAYLAQLNNDKVRTISVLDESGFVKNVFKNSEKTTYHILENMSLEEAKIISKETASYGLLHIDKFDTMETVANHIKFYSEESPSLTLISNLESQLEKTFTNIKLQEQGIDLNLINASKIRIDIAQESFEGEKTSKIDSFAKLGFGIAAGYLLFMFIIIYGNMIMRSVIEEKTSRIIEIIISSVKPVQLMLGKIIGTSLAGITQFIIWMIFGGLLMTIVSLVIGVNLFDSTTPQQELMQLASDGSGVDFYFESFKTALQNLPLMNLIMAFILFFIGGYLLYSSLYAAIGAAVDNETDTQQFLLPIIMPLILAVYIGIFTVIEDPHGTVSTVFSFIPLTSPVVMLMRIPFGVPLWQQLVSLLLLIGSFMFTVWFAAKIYRVGILMYGKKPSYKELIKWIKY is encoded by the coding sequence ATGAACCATTTACCGCTTATAATAAAACGCGAATATCTAACAAAGGTTAAGAATAAGTCATTTATAGTGATGACTATTTTAAGTCCTATTATAATGATAGTACTCATTGCAGTTGTTGCTTATTTAGCACAGTTAAATAATGATAAAGTACGTACTATTTCTGTTTTGGATGAATCAGGATTCGTAAAAAATGTTTTTAAGAACTCAGAAAAAACAACCTATCATATTCTAGAGAATATGTCCTTAGAAGAAGCTAAAATAATATCAAAGGAAACTGCTTCTTATGGATTGTTGCATATAGATAAATTTGATACTATGGAAACAGTTGCCAACCATATTAAGTTCTATTCAGAAGAATCACCATCACTTACTTTAATTTCTAATTTGGAGAGCCAATTAGAAAAGACATTTACAAATATTAAACTGCAAGAGCAAGGTATAGATCTTAATTTAATAAATGCTTCAAAAATAAGAATTGACATAGCTCAAGAAAGCTTTGAAGGTGAAAAAACATCAAAAATAGATAGTTTTGCTAAACTTGGTTTTGGAATTGCTGCTGGGTATTTGTTGTTTATGTTTATCATTATTTATGGTAATATGATTATGCGTAGTGTCATTGAGGAAAAAACAAGTAGAATAATAGAAATTATTATTTCTTCTGTAAAGCCAGTACAGTTAATGCTTGGTAAAATTATAGGTACTTCGCTGGCAGGCATCACACAGTTTATTATTTGGATGATTTTTGGAGGTCTTTTAATGACTATTGTTTCATTAGTGATAGGTGTTAATTTATTTGATTCAACAACGCCACAACAAGAATTAATGCAATTAGCTTCGGACGGTTCTGGTGTAGATTTTTATTTTGAATCTTTTAAAACAGCTTTGCAAAATTTACCATTAATGAATCTTATTATGGCGTTTATACTATTCTTTATTGGAGGTTATTTGTTGTATAGTTCACTATATGCAGCTATTGGAGCAGCGGTAGATAATGAAACAGATACGCAGCAGTTTTTACTGCCGATAATAATGCCTTTAATTTTAGCTGTTTATATTGGTATCTTTACAGTTATTGAAGATCCACACGGAACGGTGTCTACAGTATTTTCTTTTATACCTTTAACATCACCAGTGGTTATGCTTATGCGTATTCCTTTTGGAGTACCTCTGTGGCAACAATTGGTATCATTATTGCTACTAATTGGTTCGTTTATGTTTACAGTTTGGTTTGCGGCCAAAATATACAGAGTTGGTATTTTAATGTATGGTAAAAAACCGAGTTATAAGGAATTAATCAAATGGATTAAGTATTAA
- a CDS encoding ABC transporter ATP-binding protein — MNNLLEVKEVSKNFGDFRALNKVSITVPKGSIFGLLGPNGAGKTTLIRVINQITMPDHGKVHLDGELLKPTHIKDIGYLPEERGLYKSMKVGEQALYLAQLKGLSKAEARTRLKYWFERLEIGDWWNKKIQELSKGMAQKIQFVVTVLHQPKLLIFDEPFSGFDPINANLIKDEILRLREEGATVIFSTHRMESVEELCDDIALIHKSNKILDGKLIDVKRHYKINTYEVGIRTNHKEILEQELTNKFDISTANFKTLEDELKLNIKLSETDKPNDLLSYLTSKGEISHFVELIPSVNDIFIQTVKNN; from the coding sequence ATGAACAACTTACTAGAAGTTAAAGAGGTTTCTAAAAACTTCGGAGACTTTAGAGCACTTAATAAAGTGTCAATTACGGTTCCTAAAGGCAGTATTTTTGGTTTGTTAGGGCCCAATGGAGCAGGCAAAACAACACTCATACGCGTTATAAATCAAATAACGATGCCAGATCATGGAAAGGTGCATCTAGATGGTGAATTACTTAAACCTACTCATATTAAAGATATTGGTTATTTACCAGAAGAACGTGGTCTTTATAAATCTATGAAAGTAGGGGAGCAAGCTTTATATTTAGCTCAGTTAAAAGGTTTGAGCAAGGCAGAAGCCAGAACACGTCTAAAATATTGGTTTGAACGCTTAGAGATAGGAGACTGGTGGAATAAGAAAATTCAGGAACTATCTAAAGGAATGGCTCAAAAAATACAGTTTGTCGTTACAGTATTACATCAGCCAAAACTTCTAATTTTTGATGAACCTTTTTCAGGTTTCGACCCTATAAATGCCAATTTAATTAAAGACGAAATTTTACGTTTGCGAGAAGAAGGTGCTACGGTTATTTTTTCTACTCATAGAATGGAATCTGTTGAAGAACTTTGTGATGATATTGCACTGATACATAAATCGAATAAAATCCTTGATGGTAAACTAATTGATGTAAAACGACACTATAAAATAAATACTTACGAGGTTGGTATTCGAACAAATCATAAAGAAATTTTAGAACAAGAGTTAACAAATAAGTTTGATATTTCAACAGCCAATTTTAAAACTTTAGAAGACGAATTAAAACTAAATATAAAACTTTCTGAAACTGATAAGCCAAACGATTTATTAAGTTATTTAACTTCTAAAGGAGAGATCTCTCATTTTGTTGAATTAATACCAAGTGTAAACGATATTTTTATTCAAACTGTAAAGAATAATTAA